In Fusobacterium perfoetens, a genomic segment contains:
- a CDS encoding cold-shock protein yields the protein MKGTVKWFNAEKGFGFITGENGKDVFAHFSQIKKEGFKSLEEDEKVSYDLVQGEKGPQASNIKSL from the coding sequence AAGGTACAGTAAAATGGTTTAACGCAGAAAAAGGTTTTGGATTTATAACAGGAGAAAATGGTAAAGATGTTTTTGCTCATTTCTCTCAAATAAAAAAAGAAGGTTTTAAATCTCTTGAAGAAGATGAAAAAGTAAGCTATGACCTAGTTCAAGGAGAAAAAGGTCCACAAGCTTCTAATATAAAATCTTTATAA